In a genomic window of Myotis daubentonii chromosome 18, mMyoDau2.1, whole genome shotgun sequence:
- the ETV3 gene encoding ETS translocation variant 3 isoform X3 encodes MKAGCSIVEKPEGGGGYQFPDWAYKTESSPGSRQIQLWHFILELLQKEEFRHVIAWQQGEYGEFVIKDPDEVARLWGRRKCKPQMNYDKLSRALRYYYNKRILHKTKGKRFTYKFNFNKLVTPNYPFINIRSNGVSIHLIPRVISSAASR; translated from the exons ATGAAAGCGGGCTGTAGCATCGTGGAAAAGCCAGAAGGAGGTGGAG GGTATCAGTTTCCTGATTGGGCCTATAAAACAGAGTCATCCCCAGGCTCCCGGCAGATCCAGCTGTGGCACTTCATCCTGGAGTTGCTGCAGAAGGAAGAGTTCCGCCATGTCATCGCCTGGCAGCAGGGAGAGTACGGGGAGTTTGTCATCAAGGATCCAGACGAGGTGGCCCGCCTCTGGGGCCGCAGGAAGTGCAAACCACAGATGAATTATGACAAGCTGAGCCGGGCCCTCAG ATACTATTACAACAAGAGGATCCTTcataaaacaaaagggaaaaggtTTACTTATAAATTTAACTTTAACAAGCTGGTGACGCCCAACTACCCGTTCATCAACATTCGGTCAAATG GTGTTTCCATTCATCTCATACCAAGAGTGATAAGCTCTGCAGCATCAAGATAA
- the ETV3 gene encoding ETS translocation variant 3 isoform X1, giving the protein MKAGCSIVEKPEGGGGYQFPDWAYKTESSPGSRQIQLWHFILELLQKEEFRHVIAWQQGEYGEFVIKDPDEVARLWGRRKCKPQMNYDKLSRALRYYYNKRILHKTKGKRFTYKFNFNKLVTPNYPFINIRSNGVVPQSAPPVPTASSRFHFPPLDTHSPTSDVQPGRFSASSLAAGQELSNGTERKAELSELEDGSAADWRRGVDLMSSRNAVGGGGIGHQKRKPDIMLPLFSRPGIYPDPHSPFAVSPIPGRGGVLNVPISPALSLTPTIFSYSPSPGLSPFTSSSCFSFNPEEMKHYLHSQACSVFNYHLSPRTFPRYPGLMVPPLQCQMHPEESTPFSIKLQPPPAGRKNRERVESREESAPVTAPTMAPVPPRIKVEPTSEKDPESLRQSAQEKEEHSQEGTVPSRTIEEEKGTIFARPEAPPIWPSVPSSTPSEEPLEVTEDSEDRPSKEPSAPEKKEDALMPPKLRLKRRWNDDPEARELRKDGKFLWNGSGPQGLATAAADA; this is encoded by the exons ATGAAAGCGGGCTGTAGCATCGTGGAAAAGCCAGAAGGAGGTGGAG GGTATCAGTTTCCTGATTGGGCCTATAAAACAGAGTCATCCCCAGGCTCCCGGCAGATCCAGCTGTGGCACTTCATCCTGGAGTTGCTGCAGAAGGAAGAGTTCCGCCATGTCATCGCCTGGCAGCAGGGAGAGTACGGGGAGTTTGTCATCAAGGATCCAGACGAGGTGGCCCGCCTCTGGGGCCGCAGGAAGTGCAAACCACAGATGAATTATGACAAGCTGAGCCGGGCCCTCAG ATACTATTACAACAAGAGGATCCTTcataaaacaaaagggaaaaggtTTACTTATAAATTTAACTTTAACAAGCTGGTGACGCCCAACTACCCGTTCATCAACATTCGGTCAAATG GTGTGGTTCCCCAGAGTGCACCACCGGTTCCAACAGCCTCTTCCCGGTTCCATTTCCCACCTCTGGACACTCATTCTCCAACTAGTGACGTGCAGCCGGGGCGGTTCTCTGCTAGCTCCCTAGCTGCTGGTCAGGAGTTGAGTAATGGCACTGAGAGAAAGGCGGAGCTTTCGGAGCTGGAGGACGGCTCAGCCGCTGACTGGCGCCGGGGTGTGGATCTCATGTCCTCCCGGAATGCTGTTGGTGGAGGAGGGATTGGCCATCAGAAACGCAAGCCTGACATCATGCTTCCTCTGTTCAGTAGGCCAGGGATCTACCCGGACCCCCATAGTCCCTTTGCCGTCTCTCCAATCCCTGGCCGAGGAGGTGTCCTTAATGTTCCCATTTCACCAGCCCTCTCCCTGACTCCCACTATCTTCTCCTATAGCCCTTCACCAGGCCTGAGCCCTTTCACCAGCAGCAGTTGCTTTTCCTTCAACCCTGAGGAAATGAAACACTACCTTCATTCTCAAGCCTGTTCTGTGTTCAACTACCATCTGAGTCCCCGGACATTTCCCCGTTACCCAGGGCTCATGGTTCCACCACTGCAGTGCCAAATGCATCCTGAAGAGTCAACCCCGTTTTCTATCAAGCTGCAGCCCCCACCAGCTGGGCGCAAGAACCGGGAGAGGGTAGAGAGCAGGGAGGAGTCAGCACCTGTCACTGCTCCCACCATGGCGCCTGTGCCCCCGAGAATTAAGGTAGAGCCAACCTCTGAAAAGGATCCTGAGAGTCTCAGGCAGTCAGCCCAAGAGAAAGAGGAGCACTCTCAAGAGGGCACTGTGCCAAGCAGGACCATAGAGGAGGAAAAAGGCACCATCTTTGCCCGCCCAGAGGCACCACCTATCTGGCCCTCTGTACCCAGTAGCACACCAAGTGAAGAACCCCTAGAAGTGACTGAAGACAGTGAAGATAGGCCTAGCAAAGAGCCCAGTGCGCCTGAGAAGAAAGAAGATGCCCTGATGCCCCCCAAGCTTCGATTGAAGCGGCGCTGGAATGACGACCCTGAAGCCCGAGAGCTGAGAAAGGATGGCAAGTTCCTCTGGAATGGGTCAGGACCACAGGGCTTGGCGACGGCAGCTGCTGATGCTTAG
- the ETV3 gene encoding ETS translocation variant 3 isoform X2 yields MNYDKLSRALRYYYNKRILHKTKGKRFTYKFNFNKLVTPNYPFINIRSNGVVPQSAPPVPTASSRFHFPPLDTHSPTSDVQPGRFSASSLAAGQELSNGTERKAELSELEDGSAADWRRGVDLMSSRNAVGGGGIGHQKRKPDIMLPLFSRPGIYPDPHSPFAVSPIPGRGGVLNVPISPALSLTPTIFSYSPSPGLSPFTSSSCFSFNPEEMKHYLHSQACSVFNYHLSPRTFPRYPGLMVPPLQCQMHPEESTPFSIKLQPPPAGRKNRERVESREESAPVTAPTMAPVPPRIKVEPTSEKDPESLRQSAQEKEEHSQEGTVPSRTIEEEKGTIFARPEAPPIWPSVPSSTPSEEPLEVTEDSEDRPSKEPSAPEKKEDALMPPKLRLKRRWNDDPEARELRKDGKFLWNGSGPQGLATAAADA; encoded by the exons ATGAATTATGACAAGCTGAGCCGGGCCCTCAG ATACTATTACAACAAGAGGATCCTTcataaaacaaaagggaaaaggtTTACTTATAAATTTAACTTTAACAAGCTGGTGACGCCCAACTACCCGTTCATCAACATTCGGTCAAATG GTGTGGTTCCCCAGAGTGCACCACCGGTTCCAACAGCCTCTTCCCGGTTCCATTTCCCACCTCTGGACACTCATTCTCCAACTAGTGACGTGCAGCCGGGGCGGTTCTCTGCTAGCTCCCTAGCTGCTGGTCAGGAGTTGAGTAATGGCACTGAGAGAAAGGCGGAGCTTTCGGAGCTGGAGGACGGCTCAGCCGCTGACTGGCGCCGGGGTGTGGATCTCATGTCCTCCCGGAATGCTGTTGGTGGAGGAGGGATTGGCCATCAGAAACGCAAGCCTGACATCATGCTTCCTCTGTTCAGTAGGCCAGGGATCTACCCGGACCCCCATAGTCCCTTTGCCGTCTCTCCAATCCCTGGCCGAGGAGGTGTCCTTAATGTTCCCATTTCACCAGCCCTCTCCCTGACTCCCACTATCTTCTCCTATAGCCCTTCACCAGGCCTGAGCCCTTTCACCAGCAGCAGTTGCTTTTCCTTCAACCCTGAGGAAATGAAACACTACCTTCATTCTCAAGCCTGTTCTGTGTTCAACTACCATCTGAGTCCCCGGACATTTCCCCGTTACCCAGGGCTCATGGTTCCACCACTGCAGTGCCAAATGCATCCTGAAGAGTCAACCCCGTTTTCTATCAAGCTGCAGCCCCCACCAGCTGGGCGCAAGAACCGGGAGAGGGTAGAGAGCAGGGAGGAGTCAGCACCTGTCACTGCTCCCACCATGGCGCCTGTGCCCCCGAGAATTAAGGTAGAGCCAACCTCTGAAAAGGATCCTGAGAGTCTCAGGCAGTCAGCCCAAGAGAAAGAGGAGCACTCTCAAGAGGGCACTGTGCCAAGCAGGACCATAGAGGAGGAAAAAGGCACCATCTTTGCCCGCCCAGAGGCACCACCTATCTGGCCCTCTGTACCCAGTAGCACACCAAGTGAAGAACCCCTAGAAGTGACTGAAGACAGTGAAGATAGGCCTAGCAAAGAGCCCAGTGCGCCTGAGAAGAAAGAAGATGCCCTGATGCCCCCCAAGCTTCGATTGAAGCGGCGCTGGAATGACGACCCTGAAGCCCGAGAGCTGAGAAAGGATGGCAAGTTCCTCTGGAATGGGTCAGGACCACAGGGCTTGGCGACGGCAGCTGCTGATGCTTAG